A window of Cohnella herbarum contains these coding sequences:
- a CDS encoding HAD family hydrolase, which translates to MNDKLGTQLPQAAIFDLDGTLFQTETLLETVHRQVFETLREEGLYDKPLPSIDLLLGSLGMLLSDIWFKVMPDGSPEAHERANALLLQYEMEHLAAGRGQLYPGVVEALQQLRDRGIRLFIASNGLEEYVKGVPALRGIGDLFEGMYSAGEFSTASKVDLVRKLMDTFDIESGWMVGDRSSDVEAGKRNGLLVVGCDYAGFRRQGELDGSDAIIRSFPEILKLLP; encoded by the coding sequence ATGAACGATAAGTTAGGAACGCAATTGCCGCAAGCTGCTATTTTCGATCTGGACGGAACGTTATTCCAAACCGAGACGCTCCTCGAAACGGTTCATCGGCAAGTATTCGAGACGCTGCGGGAGGAAGGGCTGTACGATAAACCGCTGCCTTCGATCGATCTGTTATTGGGATCGTTGGGCATGCTTTTGTCCGATATTTGGTTTAAGGTCATGCCTGACGGTTCGCCGGAAGCGCACGAGAGGGCAAACGCGCTGTTGCTTCAATACGAAATGGAACATTTGGCTGCCGGTCGCGGGCAGCTGTATCCAGGCGTCGTCGAAGCGTTGCAACAGCTTCGCGACCGGGGCATACGGCTGTTCATCGCGAGCAACGGTCTGGAAGAGTACGTCAAAGGCGTTCCCGCGTTAAGAGGAATCGGCGACCTGTTCGAAGGGATGTACAGCGCCGGAGAATTCTCGACGGCCTCGAAAGTAGATCTCGTTCGCAAGCTGATGGATACGTTCGACATCGAAAGCGGATGGATGGTAGGCGATCGTTCGTCCGACGTGGAAGCGGGCAAGCGCAACGGATTGCTTGTCGTCGGATGCGATTACGCGGGTTTTCGCCGCCAAGGCGAATTGGACGGATCGGATGCGATTATCCGTTCGTTCCCGGAAATATTGAAGCTGCTGCCATAA
- a CDS encoding YheC/YheD family endospore coat-associated protein, whose translation MAQPVLGILTLYLTDNKVLEERPVYEKMISAGQRIGISVFVFTPQDVEESSGKIHAMVYNPATGKWGRRWVRFPNLIYDRCRIQKSHRFEQLLAFRKRYSHLLFLNRPLRNKWTVYRTLNKVSSFRSHLPVTKLYQFVDDVSVMLKKFPTVYLKPINGTGGRGILRIDRGQDGMLLMQGRNHSRSIVEPKRVARKNLASALSRWDMHGDRYIVQQGLNIKLPNGRIHDYRMLVQKNGSGVWEVTGCAGRVGPPRSITSNLHGGGEAATMNTLLRQWVGNDAAIAEIRGTAEKFGIEVARHLEATYGALCELALDLAIDRNGKVWLIEVNPKPSREVFRQAGEREVYRKAILRPIEYALWLYRQKKESRSKKPLGDNSVGLEQLIQDEDDKSYSF comes from the coding sequence ATGGCCCAGCCCGTACTTGGCATCCTAACCTTGTATTTGACTGATAATAAAGTGCTTGAAGAACGGCCGGTGTACGAAAAAATGATCTCCGCGGGCCAACGGATCGGGATATCCGTATTCGTGTTTACACCGCAGGACGTGGAAGAGAGCAGCGGGAAAATTCATGCGATGGTGTACAATCCCGCTACGGGAAAATGGGGCCGTCGCTGGGTGCGTTTCCCCAACTTAATCTACGACCGTTGCCGAATTCAGAAGAGCCACCGGTTCGAACAGCTTCTCGCTTTCCGTAAACGTTACTCCCATCTCCTGTTTCTCAACCGCCCTTTACGCAACAAATGGACCGTCTACCGGACGTTAAATAAAGTGTCGTCTTTTCGCTCTCACCTGCCGGTTACGAAGCTATACCAATTCGTGGACGACGTCTCGGTCATGCTCAAGAAGTTCCCGACCGTCTACTTAAAACCGATTAACGGCACCGGCGGGAGAGGCATCCTTCGCATTGACCGGGGACAGGACGGTATGTTGCTCATGCAGGGCCGCAACCATTCCCGAAGCATTGTCGAACCTAAGCGCGTTGCAAGAAAAAACCTCGCCTCGGCCCTAAGCCGATGGGATATGCACGGCGATCGTTACATCGTCCAGCAAGGTCTGAATATCAAACTGCCGAATGGTAGAATTCACGATTATAGAATGCTCGTGCAGAAAAACGGATCAGGCGTGTGGGAAGTAACGGGGTGCGCGGGACGCGTCGGTCCTCCTCGAAGCATTACTTCCAACCTGCATGGCGGAGGAGAAGCAGCCACGATGAATACCCTGCTTCGCCAATGGGTCGGCAACGATGCCGCGATCGCCGAAATCCGCGGCACCGCCGAGAAGTTCGGTATCGAAGTAGCGCGCCACTTGGAGGCGACCTACGGCGCGTTATGCGAACTAGCGCTGGATCTGGCTATCGATCGGAACGGCAAAGTATGGCTCATCGAGGTTAATCCCAAACCGTCGCGCGAAGTGTTCAGACAGGCGGGAGAACGCGAAGTTTACCGCAAAGCGATCCTTCGTCCGATCGAGTACGCGCTCTGGCTCTACCGTCAGAAGAAGGAGTCCCGCAGCAAGAAGCCTTTAGGGGATAATAGCGTAGGATTAGAGCAACTCATTCAAGACGAGGACGACAAGTCCTATTCCTTCTAG